The window TGTGCGCGCCCTTGGCAGCAACCGTTACCGTTTTTCTTTGCGCGACAGGGCTTTTGCCTTGGATTACCCCAATTCGCGCAGCGACCCTGATTTCTCAAAATATCAGCTATTTAGTCGCGGCGGCAGTTATACCGTCACTTTGTTTTATGCGCAAAACTGCCGCCATGTGGCTTATGCCGAAATCCGCCACACCTTAATCCATCAGGGCAAAAAATATGATTTAAAACAAAAATTGCTTCCTGTAGCAGATTTGGTCAGGGTGGGTTGAACCTTGCTTCCCCATTTAATTGCGTATGCGTTACAATGGCATGCATATTGATTACTCTAGGAAAAAAGATGAATTTACCCCATCCAGCGCAAGTCAAACAACAAATTGTCGCCTTTACCGAAAAAGCAGTGGCACAATTTTTGCAACAACACCCCCGATTTAAGCTTTTATGCCTTCTGCTATGATTTAAATATGGCATATGGCGAGATTAATCTGTCTTTTAATACTGAACAGGCATTTGCTGAAACTTTGCAAGATTATCAAACACATGATCCCGAAACGTACCACCAAGCTGAACAACAGCTACTGCTAAAATACCACTCAGGCGATTGGGCATACGCCTGTTTTGATACATTATATGTTTGGGAACAAGAAATTGAAGCAGAACTCAAGCGATTCCTGCATGATGATAATGATGAGAGATTACAGGCTTTTTTAAAAGAACTGAATGATTTTTTTGCTGATTGTTTGGCTGCGTTTACCCAAACGCCCACTTATCACGCCATCCCGAAAACAGCGGATTTTATTGCATTCAGTTTAGACCACGATGAAAGCCCTGATGTGGTTTTGGAACAATTATAGTATAGATAGGTTGGGTTGAAGCGCAGCACAAATCCGACATTTTTATTTTATTTGAAAAAGTTGGGTTACGGCTTTGCCTAACCCAACCTACCTATACTTTGCTGTTAAAGCTTGGGTTTTGGGGTATTGATTATCTTCATATTTTCCTCTAATACCGCCAAATCAAACCAGCCTGCCATGATAAACAGCGACAACAACAGCGAACCCGCTATCATAGCCACAACAAAATACGCCAAATAGCCCAATAAAACCTTGCCTGCGCCTTGTTTACCGATGTGGTAAAAACCAATGCACTGCACCCAAAATATCCACGACAACCAAAACACCCACACAGGCGCAGTTTGTGGCAAATAAAACACCAGCACAATGGGTAGAATCAATGCTTCGGTCAGGACGCTGTAACCAAACAGCGGCAGGCGCGTTCCGCCAAAATACGCCAGCACCGCCGACATCGTCCGCGCCAGCAACACACAACGCAGCAGCGACAACAGCATAATAAACGCTAACGTGGCGTGTCCGCTGCCAAAGAAAGGGACAGCAGCAGGGGTTTGTACCGCGCCCACCGCTGCCAGCACCGCCAAACACAGCGGCAGCGGGTAATGGTATTCGCCCGCTTCGCGGAAACGCAGGCGCAACACCTGTCCCGCATCGCTAAAAAATTGGCTGATATTCATGGTTTTATATTCCTTGATGAATGGTGTGTGTTTAAATATCCGCTTCCACGCGGTCGCCTTCGGCTTCCATCCACGCCCGCCGCGCCGCTGCTTCGCCCTTGCCCATCAATTTGACAAAAACGGCTTCGGTATCGGTATCATTGATTTGCACACGCAGCAAACGGCGGGTGTCGGGGTGCATGGCGGTGTCTTTGAGCTGGTCGGGATTCATTTCGCCCAAACCTTTAAAACGACTGACGCTGTAGGCGTTTTCTTTGATTTTTTCTTTGTGCAGCTTGGCTAAAATACTGTCCAATTCGGCTTGGTCCAGCGCGTACAGCTTGCGGGCAGGACGGTTTTTGCCCTGCGCGTTTACATCCACGCGGAACAGCGGCGGTTGCGCCACATAAATATGCCCGTGTTCAATCAGTTTGGGGAAATGGCGGTAAAACAGCGTCAGCAGCAACACCTGAATATGCGCCCCATCCACATCGGCATCCGACAAAATGGCGATTTTGCCGTAACGCAAACCGCTTAAATCCACTTCATCATCTGCGCCGTGCGGATCCACACCGATTGCCACGGCAATATCGTGAATTTCGGCATTGCCGAATAATTGGTCGCGGTGAACCTCAAAGCTGTTCAACACCTTGCCGCGCAAAGGCAAAATGGCTTGCGTGGCTTTGTCCCGTGCCAGTTTCGCCGAACCGCCTGCCGAATCGCCTTCCACCAAAAACAATTCGTTTTCGCGGATGTCTTCGCTTTCGCAATCGGTGAGCTTACCGGGCAACACCGCCACGCCGCTGCCTTTTTTCTTTTCAATTTTCTTAACCGAACGCAAACGCGCCTGCGCCTGACTAATCGCCAGTTCTGCGATTTTTTTACCGTGGGCAATATTTTGATTTAACCACAATTCCAGCGGGTCGCCGCACACCGTTGCCACCAGCTTCAGCGCATCGCGGCTGGTGAGTTTGTCCTTGGTTTGCCCCTGAAACTGCGGGTCCAGCAAACGCGCCGACAACACAAAACACGCCCGCGCAAACACATCATCGCTTTGCAGTTTTACCCCGCGCGGCAGCAGGTTGTGGTGTTGCACAAAATTGGCAACCGCATGAAACGCCGCCTGTTTCAGCCCCGCTTCGTGCGTACCGCCCAAGGGCGTGGGAATCAGGTTTACATAACTTTCGCCCGCACACGCGCCCTCTTCCAGCCAAGTCAGCGCAAACGCCGCGCCCTCGCCCGCGCTAAACGGACTGTCGGGCATATTGGCAGACACATAATTTTCCGCCGCAAACACAGGAACAGCCGTTTCCGCGCCGTTTAACAAATCGTGCAGATAATCGGTTAAACCGTTGGGATAACGCCAAACCTGCGTTTCGGGCAAGCCCTTAACAGGACGGGTTAAACGCACGGTTACGCCTTGCAACAGCACCGCTTTGGCGCGTAACAGCCGTTCCAGTTCGGCGATATTGTAATGGGAGCTGTCAAAATAGCGCGGGTCGGGATACACGCGGATTTCCGTTCCCGTTTCCTTAATGGGGCAACGGTCAATTTCCGCCAAAGGCTCAATCACTTCCCCACCTGCAAACACCATGCGCCACACACGCCCGTCACGGCGCACCGTCACTTCCAAGCGTTGCGAAAGCGCATTGGTTACCGACACACCCACACCGTGCAAACCGCCCGAAAACGCATACGCACCACCACCCGACTGCTTATCAAATTTCCCACCCGCGTGCAGGCGCGTAAACACCAGTTCCACCACAGGAATATTTTCTTCAGGATGCAAACCTGTGGGAATACCACGCCCATTGTCGCACACCGACAGCGAACCGTCTGCATGAATGTGTACGTCAATTTCGCTGGCAAAACCGCCCAATGCTTCATCGGCAGCGTTGTCAATCACCTCTTGGCAGATATGGGTGGGACTGTCGGTGCGGGTGTACATACCGGGGCGTTGTTTAACGGGTTCCAGCCCCTTTAATACTTGAATACTGGCTTCAGAATAGGCGTTCATGCTGTTGCGCGTGTGAGAAAAAGAAAAACGGCGTATTTTACGCGAAAACGGCAAAAAGCGATTCCCGTTTTGCCTGTAAAAATACCGATGCTGCGCCCGTATGACGGCAGCAGCATCGGTAGATTTCTGCGTATCAGTTAAAAAACCTTATTCGCAGCTGGATTTGCCCGTGCGATGGTTAATCACTTTGCGCTCAATCAGCAGCTTTTGCATTTCGGGGTGGTTACGCGTGCAGGCATACGATAAAGCACTTTGATTATACGCGCCCAATTTGGTGTCTTGGGTGGTGGTAACCAAATTCGGGTTCGCGCCCAAAGACAATAAATATTTCACCGTTTCAATGCGGTTGTTGCTGGCAGCCACCATCAGCAGGGTTTCGCCGTCGCTTTCTACGCTTTGGTCGTTTAAATCGGTGCTGTCTTTCAGCAGCGCATAAACTTTGCGGACGATATTGGTGTTTTTACCCAAAACGGCGGATTTCAACACATTATACACATCGCCACGGTCAGTCGCTTGCAGGCTCGCGCCTTGGGCAATCAGGTAGTCCACCATGTCTTCATAGCCGATAAACGCCGCCCAACCCAAAGCGGTTTGCCCCAGAGAAGCTTCATCTTTGGCCTCCAAGTTCTGACCGTTTTGCACCATGCGTTTTACCGTTGCCAAATCGCCGCGTTTCACGGCATCAAACCAAGCGGCATCAGGTCCTTCAGAGGGTTTGTCGTAAAAAATGCGCCAAGACAGTTTTTTCGGATTGGCGATGTCTTGCATTTCTTCCATGCTGAAGCGGAAACCGTTTTGGCTTTTTGCGCTTTGGGTTTGCGGCTGTGAAGCGGCAGCAGTTTGCGCTTCGGGCAAGGTGCAGGCTGTCTGAAACAAGCACACAGTAGCAACTGCCAAGATTTTTTTATTTAACATTTTGTTTTTCCTTATGTGTAGTGGTGTAAAAAGTTTAAACTAAAGTTCCGCGCAAACTAAACGTAAACGCTTCAGTAATTTCCAAATCCACCATTTGATGAATCAAATCGGGCGTACCCGTAAAATTAACCACGCGGTTATTGGCGGTACGCGCTTGCAGTTGGTCGGGGTCTTTTTTGGAAATGCCTTCTACCAAACAACGCTGTACCGTACCCAACATGGTTTGGTTAATGCGGGCGGTTTCGGCTTCAATCACTTCGTTCAAGGCTTCCAAACGGCGCACTTTTTCGGCGTGCGGGGTGTCGTCGGGCAGATTGGCGGCGGGCGTGCCGGGGCGCGGGCTGTAAATAAATACAAAGCTCAAGTCAAACGCCACGTCTTTTACCAGTTTTAAGGTTTGCTCAAATTCGCGCTCGGTTTCACCAGGGAAACCGACAATAAAATCCGAACTCAAGCACAAATCGGGGCGGATGGCGCGTAATTTACGCACAATGGATTTGTATTCCAAAGCAGTATAACCGCGCTTCATCGCCGCCAATACGCGGTCAGAACCGCTTTGCACGGGCAAATGCAGGTGCGAAACCAGTTTCGGCAAATCGCGGTAACACTCAATAATCGCATCGGAAAACTCGCGCGGGTGGCTGGTGGTAAAGCGCATCCGTTCAATACCGGGGATTTCATGCACAATCCGCAGCAGAGTAGCAAAATCGCAAATGCCGCCGTCGTCCATCGCGCCGCGATAGGCGTTTACATTTTGTCCCAATAGATTGATTTCTTTAACACCTTGCTGTGCCAAGCCTGCAATTTCGGTCAGCACATCGCTTAAAGGGCGCGAAAATTCTTCACCGCGCGTATAAGGCACCACGCAGAAACTGCAATATTTGGAACAGCCTTCCATAATGGAAACAAAGGCGCTGCCGCCGTCCACACGCGCAGGCGGCAGGTGGTCAAATTTTTCAATTTCGGGAAAGGAAATATCCACTTGCGAATAACCGCTGGTTTCCTTGTCGGCAATCATTTGCGGCAAGCGGTGCAGGGTTTGCGGACCAAACACCACGTCCACATAAGGCGCACGTTTGACAATTTCCTCGCCCTCTTGCGATGCCACGCAACCGCCCACGCCGATAATCAGCTTGGGATTTTTTTCTTTTAGCGGGCGCACCCGTCCCAAATCGGAAAACACTTTTTCCTGCGCCTTTTCGCGCACCGAGCAGGTGTTAAACAGAATAATATCGGCTTCTTCGGCGGTGGCAACTTGTTCCAAATCCTCGCCTTCCGACAAAACGGACAACATTTTTTCGCTGTCGTATTCGTTCATTTGGCAGCCGAAAGTGCGGATAAATACTTTTTTCATGGTTTTCAATCTCTTTCAGGATTCCCGTAATTGCGGGGCTGACGGTTTGCCGCGCCACAAGCGCAACAAACGATAATTTCAGGCTGCCTGAAATCTTCCAAGCAGCCTGAACGGTTAAAAGCGCGTATTATATCGGTTTTTATCCGCCGATAGTTACGCCCACAAGGAAAAAACATCATGATTGATTTTATTCGGGAAAGCCAAGAAGTTATCCGCCAAATCCCCTTGTCGCGCGAATGGCTGTACACCATTATCCTGATTCCCACCATTATTTTGACCAAACTGGTGCTGCT is drawn from Conchiformibius steedae and contains these coding sequences:
- the parE gene encoding DNA topoisomerase IV subunit B; amino-acid sequence: MNAYSEASIQVLKGLEPVKQRPGMYTRTDSPTHICQEVIDNAADEALGGFASEIDVHIHADGSLSVCDNGRGIPTGLHPEENIPVVELVFTRLHAGGKFDKQSGGGAYAFSGGLHGVGVSVTNALSQRLEVTVRRDGRVWRMVFAGGEVIEPLAEIDRCPIKETGTEIRVYPDPRYFDSSHYNIAELERLLRAKAVLLQGVTVRLTRPVKGLPETQVWRYPNGLTDYLHDLLNGAETAVPVFAAENYVSANMPDSPFSAGEGAAFALTWLEEGACAGESYVNLIPTPLGGTHEAGLKQAAFHAVANFVQHHNLLPRGVKLQSDDVFARACFVLSARLLDPQFQGQTKDKLTSRDALKLVATVCGDPLELWLNQNIAHGKKIAELAISQAQARLRSVKKIEKKKGSGVAVLPGKLTDCESEDIRENELFLVEGDSAGGSAKLARDKATQAILPLRGKVLNSFEVHRDQLFGNAEIHDIAVAIGVDPHGADDEVDLSGLRYGKIAILSDADVDGAHIQVLLLTLFYRHFPKLIEHGHIYVAQPPLFRVDVNAQGKNRPARKLYALDQAELDSILAKLHKEKIKENAYSVSRFKGLGEMNPDQLKDTAMHPDTRRLLRVQINDTDTEAVFVKLMGKGEAAARRAWMEAEGDRVEADI
- a CDS encoding DUF4303 domain-containing protein; translation: MSPLPKKQWHNFCNNTPDLSFYAFCYDLNMAYGEINLSFNTEQAFAETLQDYQTHDPETYHQAEQQLLLKYHSGDWAYACFDTLYVWEQEIEAELKRFLHDDNDERLQAFLKELNDFFADCLAAFTQTPTYHAIPKTADFIAFSLDHDESPDVVLEQL
- a CDS encoding ankyrin repeat domain-containing protein translates to MLNKKILAVATVCLFQTACTLPEAQTAAASQPQTQSAKSQNGFRFSMEEMQDIANPKKLSWRIFYDKPSEGPDAAWFDAVKRGDLATVKRMVQNGQNLEAKDEASLGQTALGWAAFIGYEDMVDYLIAQGASLQATDRGDVYNVLKSAVLGKNTNIVRKVYALLKDSTDLNDQSVESDGETLLMVAASNNRIETVKYLLSLGANPNLVTTTQDTKLGAYNQSALSYACTRNHPEMQKLLIERKVINHRTGKSSCE
- the miaB gene encoding tRNA (N6-isopentenyl adenosine(37)-C2)-methylthiotransferase MiaB, which gives rise to MKKVFIRTFGCQMNEYDSEKMLSVLSEGEDLEQVATAEEADIILFNTCSVREKAQEKVFSDLGRVRPLKEKNPKLIIGVGGCVASQEGEEIVKRAPYVDVVFGPQTLHRLPQMIADKETSGYSQVDISFPEIEKFDHLPPARVDGGSAFVSIMEGCSKYCSFCVVPYTRGEEFSRPLSDVLTEIAGLAQQGVKEINLLGQNVNAYRGAMDDGGICDFATLLRIVHEIPGIERMRFTTSHPREFSDAIIECYRDLPKLVSHLHLPVQSGSDRVLAAMKRGYTALEYKSIVRKLRAIRPDLCLSSDFIVGFPGETEREFEQTLKLVKDVAFDLSFVFIYSPRPGTPAANLPDDTPHAEKVRRLEALNEVIEAETARINQTMLGTVQRCLVEGISKKDPDQLQARTANNRVVNFTGTPDLIHQMVDLEITEAFTFSLRGTLV